From a region of the Rhizobium bangladeshense genome:
- a CDS encoding acyl-homoserine-lactone synthase — protein MHLLTLSTPRTIQEAHLLHIHHQLRARVFSDRLGWEVDVTAGCESDRFDALRPTYVLAVAETGGLMGCARLLPSLGPTMVADVFPSLLPDGQLNGHAAMIESSRFCVDTTLAEGRGDGSVHEATLTMFAGIIEWCMANGYTEIVTVTDLRFERILARVGWQLHRLGEPKKIGVTIAVAGTLAADADTFLRLRPSNYRSQLAPCQPGSLRRNP, from the coding sequence ATGCATCTTCTCACACTCTCAACGCCCCGGACGATTCAAGAGGCGCATCTCCTGCACATCCATCACCAGCTTCGTGCTCGGGTCTTTTCCGATCGCCTGGGTTGGGAAGTCGACGTAACGGCGGGGTGCGAGTCCGATCGTTTCGACGCGCTTCGGCCGACTTATGTGCTCGCCGTCGCAGAGACGGGCGGATTGATGGGGTGTGCGAGGCTTCTTCCTTCGCTTGGTCCAACAATGGTGGCCGACGTTTTCCCGTCGCTACTTCCCGACGGTCAACTCAATGGTCATGCCGCGATGATCGAGAGTTCTCGCTTCTGCGTCGACACAACTCTCGCGGAGGGGAGGGGCGACGGCTCGGTCCATGAAGCGACGCTCACCATGTTCGCTGGCATCATCGAATGGTGCATGGCGAATGGGTACACTGAGATTGTTACGGTGACCGATCTTCGATTCGAGCGAATCCTCGCTCGCGTCGGATGGCAGCTGCATCGTTTAGGCGAACCCAAGAAGATTGGCGTGACGATCGCCGTAGCGGGCACACTGGCCGCCGACGCAGATACGTTCCTCAGGCTTCGCCCCTCCAACTACCGTTCTCAACTCGCGCCCTGTCAGCCGGGCAGCCTAAGGAGAAATCCATGA
- the repA gene encoding plasmid partitioning protein RepA, whose protein sequence is MAGKPVKSRQEGQMAIANRVQASVGSKEDAGSKIMRHAGLLSGQLQQLRTRMYPPKSEKTLRPFLTNEVSKLTSIPDSTLKLMSTEGRGPIPSRLENNHRVYTLDQINELRELFAIQKPADALRFLPRRRAGEHLQVLAIANFKGGSAKTTTCVHLAHYLALHGYRVLALDLDPQASLSALFGAQPEVDVGSNETIYAALRYDDAERRPIRDIIRKTYFGGIDLIPGNLEVMEYEHETPRILANKSSSGAIFFERLKLALSEVEADYDIVILDTPPSLGFLTLSAIYAATSMIITVHPAMLDVASMSQFLLMMGDLISVLNESGAQLDQDFIRYLVTRHDPNDAPQSQVVAMLRHLFGPDVLLPTAIESTAVEAAGLAKRSVYELELGQIGRDTHKRAREAVDAVNEAIVRLVNESWGRT, encoded by the coding sequence ATGGCCGGTAAACCGGTGAAAAGCCGCCAAGAGGGACAGATGGCGATAGCAAACCGAGTACAAGCAAGTGTTGGCTCAAAGGAAGATGCCGGCAGCAAAATCATGCGCCATGCCGGGCTTCTGTCCGGGCAATTGCAGCAGCTCAGAACTCGTATGTATCCGCCGAAATCGGAAAAGACCCTGCGTCCCTTTCTGACCAACGAAGTGTCGAAGCTGACATCTATACCCGATTCCACCCTGAAGCTCATGTCCACCGAAGGACGTGGGCCGATTCCCAGTAGGCTGGAAAACAACCATCGCGTCTACACGCTGGACCAGATCAATGAACTGCGTGAATTGTTCGCTATTCAAAAGCCAGCAGACGCCTTGCGGTTCCTGCCCCGTCGTCGTGCCGGCGAGCACCTCCAGGTTCTTGCTATAGCCAACTTCAAGGGCGGCAGCGCGAAGACGACGACCTGTGTCCATCTTGCCCACTATCTCGCCCTTCATGGGTATCGCGTCCTCGCACTCGACCTGGACCCGCAAGCATCCTTGTCCGCTTTGTTCGGTGCTCAGCCAGAAGTTGACGTCGGGTCGAACGAAACGATCTATGCCGCTTTGCGTTACGATGACGCCGAGCGTCGTCCCATCCGCGACATAATTCGCAAGACATATTTTGGTGGCATCGACCTCATTCCTGGCAATCTTGAAGTCATGGAGTATGAGCACGAAACGCCACGGATCTTGGCGAACAAGTCCAGCTCCGGTGCAATCTTCTTTGAGCGGCTGAAACTCGCCCTTTCGGAAGTCGAGGCGGACTACGACATCGTGATTCTCGACACTCCGCCATCGCTGGGCTTTCTGACGTTGAGCGCGATATACGCCGCGACTAGCATGATCATTACAGTCCACCCGGCCATGCTGGACGTCGCGTCAATGAGCCAGTTCCTTCTCATGATGGGTGATCTGATCAGTGTTCTGAACGAGAGCGGCGCTCAGTTGGACCAGGACTTCATTCGGTATCTGGTTACACGACACGACCCCAATGACGCGCCACAGTCGCAAGTCGTTGCGATGCTTCGGCATCTGTTCGGCCCCGATGTATTATTGCCCACCGCCATTGAAAGCACCGCCGTTGAAGCAGCCGGCTTGGCGAAACGCTCGGTATACGAGCTCGAATTGGGACAGATCGGACGCGATACCCACAAGCGTGCCCGCGAGGCGGTAGATGCGGTGAACGAGGCGATTGTTCGCCTCGTCAATGAGAGCTGGGGGCGGACATGA